GTCTCTTTACCTTAACCCGCACTACCGTGGTGGGCTCCTCTAGAACATCCTGGCCTGCAACTAAAATTTCAGTTTCATAGCCACCAAGATTTCTAATAGTCTTGCCGGCCGTTGCGATTTCGTCGGCTGCACTGCGGCCCTTTATTGCAAGAAGCTCACCTTCGCCGCCCAAGAGCGGGATCGTCAATGGAGCCAATGTCTTCAGCGCCGATACAGCGCGGGCCGTCACAACGGTGCACTCCACTTTACCAATGGCGGCTTCGGCCCGAGAGCGGATGATCTCAACATTTGAAAGGCCAAGATCCATAACAACCTCTTCTAGCCAGATCACACGCCGCTCCAACGGCTCAATCAGGGTGAGGTAGAGATCGGGGCGAGCAATAGCCAAACAAAGTCCAGGCAACCCAGCACCGCTGCCAACATCGGCAACCTTGGCTCCATCTTCAATCAGCTCGGCAACAACGGCGCAGTTTAATACGTGGCGACTCCACAACCGTGGAACCTCCCGTGGGCCAACGAGTCCACGCTCAATCCCTGACGTCGCCAAGTGTTCAACGTAGCGCTTAACCACATCCAGTCGGTCGCCAAAAATATGCTCCGCAGCAACGGCTTCTTGTGCAGTTAATTCCACCACTATTTGTGTCCTCTAAAATTCAGGTACGTGGCTAGAGCCGCATGCTCCAGCCGATACCGCTTTACCACTTCCAATACAGTGCGCATTAGTGCGCAGCTGTCACCACTATGTGGCGCTTAGCGCCCTCGCCTTCAGACTCGGATTCCAAACCGAGTTCAGCAATGGTGTCGTGCACAATCTTGCGCTCATAGGCGCCCATTGGAACCAGGGCAACGGCTTCGCTTCCGGCTTTGATCTGTTGCGCAGCCTCACTGGCAATCTTGGTCAATTCGGCATTTCTGCGATCCCGGTAGCCCGAAATATCCAACACCAACCGTGACCGGCTGTCAGTCGAGGAGAGCACACTCAACCGGGTCAGTTCCTGGAGTGCATCCAAGACTTCCCCGTCTGGGCCAACAAGGCTCTGCAAGGAATCTGATCCTTCTTCGGCAACGATGGAAATATAAGTTCGTCCGCTACGCACCTCGATGTCAATATCACCGTCAATATCAGCGATATCTAACAGTTCCTCAAGATAATCAGCGGCAATATCGCCTTCTTCTTCTACCCTGCTAACACCGGTGTCAGCTGGGGCAATTTCTTCTTCAGGAGCAAGCTGCATGTCATCAGGCATTATTTTCTCTTCCTGTTTTTACGTTGTGGCTGATTCCGCTGGCCCTTGAGCTCAGGAGTCTCTTCGATCACTTCTTCCGCTTCAACCTTCTTCTTTGAAGCGCCCAACAGCGGCAAGCCCTTGGCTTCACGACGCTTCTGGTACTCCTTGTAAGCAGGAGAACCGGGAGTGGGCATGCGACGAATCACAAAGAACTGCTGGCCCATTGTCCAAAGGTTCGTCGTGGTCCAGTAGATCAGCACACCAATGGGGAAGTTCACTCCACCAATACCAAAGACCAATGGAAGCACATATAGCATCATTTTCTGCTGCTTCATGAAGGGGCCCTGCATGGCTTCTTCAGACATGTTCTTGGACATGATCTGTTTCTGTGTAATGAACTGAGAGGCGATCATAGCCAAAATCATGATGATGGAGAGTAACGCGATGGCAACAGTAAGGTTGCCACCCTGCAAGGATGGCAGCAATGCATCCGAAAGACGGGCTCCGAAGATGGTGGCTTCGTCAAACTGCACCACCTCCTGATGTGTCAGGGCACCAATACCTTCGTTGGCAGCGTTGGCCTTGGCAACGCCGGAAAGCACCTGGAACAAGGAGAAAAAGAAAGGCATTTGGATCAACATGGGAAGGCAGGCAGAAAACGGGTTCGTCCCGTGTTCCTTGTACAAGGCCATCTGTTCCTGACCCATGGCCTGTCTGGACAGCTGGTCAGTTTTACCCTTGTACTTGGCCTGCAGCTTCTTCATATCTGGCTGCAATGCCTGCATGCCACGTTGGGCCTTGATCTGCTTAACAAAAACGGGGATCAGCGCGGCACGGATAACCAGCACCAAACCGATGATGGCCAACGTCCAGGTCACACCTGATGCGGCATCCATGCCCAGAAACGTCAGCACATCATGGAATTGGACCATGATCCATGAGACAACCCATTTGAAGGGGGCCAGAATTGTATTGAAGAAGCCCATATTTCTTTATCTATCTCCTCAAGCCGCGTCGCGGCTTTGCGTTTCCTGTTGCTTGGCCAGAAATACATCCGGGTGATTCAGCTGGACAATAAGCGGCACCGTCAATGGGTCTTCCCAATCAACGTGTGCCGGCGAAGGTACCGGATCCAGGCCGCCTGCGCTCCAGGGGTGGCAACGCACTACACGGCGAGCAGCAAAAAAACTGCCCTTCACTGCACCGTGAACTGTGACGGCCTCTAAAGCATAAGCCGAACACGACGGAAAAAACCGGCACACCTGCCCATAAATGGGTGAGACGACGCGCCGGTAAAGTTTCAAAACGATGATAAGTGTATTGCGAGGAAGATGCCACAAGAAAAGCACGACGGCGGTCAACCACCTTCGTGCACTCCCTTGCGTTTGTGATCTGGTCACAAAACATCTTCTCCTTTGGAAACGTGAACCCTATCAACTGCAGGTGCCAATGCTAACGGCGAAGAGTTCCCTGCTTGCTCGTACAAACGAGAAAAAGCACTGGAAAACGCCTTACGGTAGTCCGTGACCAGGTCACAGAAGGAAGCATTAGCAGAAACCGGCAGAGCCCGTACTACTAAGTTGACTCCAAAAGGTTGCTGCTTGACTGTTTCAACAACAATCTCCCTCAGTCTCCTTTTAACGAGATTGCGGGTCACAGCGTTCCCTACAGTCTTCGCCACGATGAACCCAACTTGGCTGGGCTCTTCAGGAGAAGTGGACACCATATATAACACTAAGTTCCGGCGTCCATTTCGGACGCCGGAACGTACAGTATGTGAGAAGTTGGCGGCAGTCCGCATT
This genomic window from Arthrobacter sp. TMP15 contains:
- the rsmG gene encoding 16S rRNA (guanine(527)-N(7))-methyltransferase RsmG, yielding MVELTAQEAVAAEHIFGDRLDVVKRYVEHLATSGIERGLVGPREVPRLWSRHVLNCAVVAELIEDGAKVADVGSGAGLPGLCLAIARPDLYLTLIEPLERRVIWLEEVVMDLGLSNVEIIRSRAEAAIGKVECTVVTARAVSALKTLAPLTIPLLGGEGELLAIKGRSAADEIATAGKTIRNLGGYETEILVAGQDVLEEPTTVVRVKVKRR
- a CDS encoding R3H domain-containing nucleic acid-binding protein gives rise to the protein MPDDMQLAPEEEIAPADTGVSRVEEEGDIAADYLEELLDIADIDGDIDIEVRSGRTYISIVAEEGSDSLQSLVGPDGEVLDALQELTRLSVLSSTDSRSRLVLDISGYRDRRNAELTKIASEAAQQIKAGSEAVALVPMGAYERKIVHDTIAELGLESESEGEGAKRHIVVTAAH
- the yidC gene encoding membrane protein insertase YidC, which produces MGFFNTILAPFKWVVSWIMVQFHDVLTFLGMDAASGVTWTLAIIGLVLVIRAALIPVFVKQIKAQRGMQALQPDMKKLQAKYKGKTDQLSRQAMGQEQMALYKEHGTNPFSACLPMLIQMPFFFSLFQVLSGVAKANAANEGIGALTHQEVVQFDEATIFGARLSDALLPSLQGGNLTVAIALLSIIMILAMIASQFITQKQIMSKNMSEEAMQGPFMKQQKMMLYVLPLVFGIGGVNFPIGVLIYWTTTNLWTMGQQFFVIRRMPTPGSPAYKEYQKRREAKGLPLLGASKKKVEAEEVIEETPELKGQRNQPQRKNRKRK
- the yidD gene encoding membrane protein insertion efficiency factor YidD, with amino-acid sequence MTRSQTQGSARRWLTAVVLFLWHLPRNTLIIVLKLYRRVVSPIYGQVCRFFPSCSAYALEAVTVHGAVKGSFFAARRVVRCHPWSAGGLDPVPSPAHVDWEDPLTVPLIVQLNHPDVFLAKQQETQSRDAA
- the rnpA gene encoding ribonuclease P protein component, encoding MLATKNRMRTAANFSHTVRSGVRNGRRNLVLYMVSTSPEEPSQVGFIVAKTVGNAVTRNLVKRRLREIVVETVKQQPFGVNLVVRALPVSANASFCDLVTDYRKAFSSAFSRLYEQAGNSSPLALAPAVDRVHVSKGEDVL